A window from Setaria italica strain Yugu1 chromosome VIII, Setaria_italica_v2.0, whole genome shotgun sequence encodes these proteins:
- the LOC101781564 gene encoding dirigent protein 21 has protein sequence MAMATTVLLLCAAVALAPTPSSAADDAAGFTTFKLYFHDIVGGTSPTAIRIAQAPSSNSSSTFFGAVVAIDDPLTSGPTRAAGTEVGRAQGTYTFADQKTFGLLMVMNFVFTAGEYNGSSLSILGRNEVINDVREMSIVGGSGKFRMARGYVQAHTIDSGATSGETVVQYTVNVKA, from the coding sequence atggccatggccaccaccgtcctcctcctgtgcgccgccgtcgcgctggcACCCACCCCGTCCTCCGCGGCGGACGACGCCGCCGGGTTCACGACGTTCAAGCTCTACTTCCACGACATCGTGGGCGGGACGAGCCCGACGGCGATCCGCATCGCGCAGGCTCCGTCCTCCaactcctcctccaccttcttCGGCGCGGTTGTGGCCATCGACGACCCGCTCACCTCCGGCCCGACACGCGCCGCCGGCACCGAGGTGGGCCGCGCCCAGGGCACCTACACGTTCGCGGACCAGAAGACGTTCGGCCTCCTCATGGTGATGAACTTCGTGTTCACGGCCGGGGAGTACAACGGGAGCAGCCTGTCGATCCTGGGCCGGAACGAGGTGATCAACGACGTCCGCGAGATGAGCATCGTCGGAGGCAGCGGCAAGTTCAGGATGGCGAGAGGGTACGTCCAGGCACACACCATCGACTCCGGCGCCACCTCCGGCGAGACCGTCGTCCAGTACACCGTCAACGTCAAGGCCTAG
- the LOC101783063 gene encoding dirigent protein 22, translated as MAGSSSLAALSCVLAVALLAATASAEGEKETRLRVFWHDVGSGGPNVSTVVLVAKGPNSDASATRFGYVTVIDDPLTEGPNLTSRLLGRAQGMYVSAGKDSMSLLMAMNFVFVDGAYNGSSLAILGPNAVERKVREMAVVGGTGVFRFANGYCEARTQWIDTRTSDATVEYNIHVRHD; from the coding sequence atggcaggcagcagcagcttggCGGCTCTCTCCTGCGTCCTCGCGGTGGCCCTGCTCGCCGCCACGGCGTCGGcggagggggagaaggagacGCGCCTGCGCGTGTTCTGGCACGACGTGGGGAGCGGGGGCCCGAACGTGTCGACGGTGGTGCTGGTCGCCAAGGGCCCCAACTCCGACGCCTCCGCCACCAGGTTCGGCTACGTCACGGTGATCGACGACCCGCTCACCGAGGGCCCCAACCTGACGTCGAGGCTCCTCGGGCGCGCGCAGGGCATGTACGTCAGCGCCGGCAAGGACAGCATGTCGCTGctgatggccatgaacttcgtCTTCGTGGACGGCGCCTACAACGGCAGCAGCCTCGCCATCCTGGGCCCCAACGCCGTCGAGCGGAAGGTCAGGGAGATGGCCGTGGTCGGCGGCACCGGCGTGTTCCGGTTCGCCAATGGTTACTGCGAGGCGAGGACgcagtggatcgacactagGACCAGCGACGCCACCGTCGAGTACAACATCCACGTCCGCCATGACTGA